One region of Chlamydia psittaci 6BC genomic DNA includes:
- a CDS encoding peptide ABC transporter substrate-binding protein, translating into MHKFLTPILSVILFLGISPLCTGCYTHTAKHQNSLKIAISHDPMSLDPRSACLSKDISIAQALYEGLVRERSAHPELALAQYYTISSDQTVYTFYLKEASWSNGDPVTAYDFEESIKQIHNLEVACSSNFLLSVIKNSHAVMSKQLPVDTLGIRAINASQLEITLEKPIPHFLEILAYPIFFPVHKSLREFSASKGTKLPNITNGPFLIEDYQPQNKLIIKKNPLYHDKQAVHLDTITFQIVPDTHTATQLLQKNLIDWVGSPWSSPISKEDQHHIPKDKLHNYPVLGTTALICNLKHSPTNNLALRKALAYAIDKTTLLQFISHGKVAEHFLPPELSQLPKQSDQSPEERKELARAYFKEAEKELSLKCIAELSIIYPLESACLNAIVQEIQQQIKNVLGIHIPIQGMEYHCFLDKRRRGDFTLATGRWIADYPRPTSFLSILGNLKNDEPTKSLTKWENAQYNRILKTLLSKDETIQDQIIAEELIEEDLPIIPLYHFEYTYAANPKIHNSYTSLLGHIDLKEAEISK; encoded by the coding sequence ATGCATAAATTCCTAACACCCATTCTATCGGTTATTCTATTTCTGGGGATTTCACCGCTATGCACAGGTTGTTATACACATACTGCTAAACACCAGAACTCTCTAAAGATAGCGATTAGCCATGATCCTATGTCTTTAGACCCTAGAAGTGCTTGTCTAAGTAAAGATATCTCGATAGCCCAAGCTCTCTACGAAGGCCTTGTAAGGGAACGTTCTGCTCATCCTGAGCTCGCTCTTGCACAGTATTACACAATATCTAGCGACCAAACAGTCTATACTTTTTATCTTAAAGAGGCTTCATGGAGTAATGGAGATCCTGTAACTGCTTATGATTTCGAAGAATCCATAAAACAAATTCATAATCTCGAAGTAGCCTGCTCTTCTAATTTTCTTCTCAGTGTGATTAAAAATTCGCATGCTGTGATGAGCAAACAGCTACCTGTAGACACCCTGGGAATTCGCGCAATAAATGCATCGCAATTAGAAATTACCTTAGAAAAACCTATTCCCCACTTTTTAGAAATTCTTGCCTATCCGATTTTCTTCCCTGTACATAAATCCCTCAGAGAATTTTCTGCCTCAAAGGGAACCAAACTCCCGAATATCACTAATGGCCCTTTTCTCATTGAAGATTACCAACCTCAAAATAAACTGATCATTAAGAAAAATCCTCTGTATCACGATAAACAAGCGGTGCATCTGGATACCATCACTTTTCAAATTGTTCCCGATACCCATACAGCTACACAACTTCTTCAAAAAAATCTGATTGACTGGGTGGGTTCCCCGTGGAGTTCTCCAATTTCTAAAGAAGACCAACATCATATCCCAAAAGATAAGTTGCACAATTACCCCGTTCTAGGAACGACAGCTCTAATATGTAACCTAAAACATAGCCCAACTAATAACTTAGCCCTACGAAAAGCCCTGGCCTATGCCATTGATAAAACTACCTTATTACAGTTTATCAGCCATGGAAAAGTCGCCGAACATTTCCTACCGCCGGAACTATCACAACTCCCTAAACAATCAGATCAATCACCAGAAGAACGCAAAGAATTAGCACGCGCGTATTTTAAAGAAGCTGAGAAAGAACTCTCACTCAAATGTATCGCAGAATTATCGATTATTTATCCTTTAGAATCTGCATGTCTGAACGCTATCGTTCAAGAGATACAACAACAAATCAAAAACGTTCTAGGGATTCATATCCCTATCCAAGGTATGGAATATCATTGTTTCTTAGATAAAAGACGTCGCGGAGACTTTACCTTAGCCACCGGAAGATGGATAGCCGACTATCCGAGGCCAACATCGTTCCTTTCCATTCTCGGAAACCTTAAAAATGACGAGCCAACAAAATCACTAACAAAATGGGAGAATGCCCAATACAATCGTATCCTGAAAACTCTACTTTCAAAAGATGAAACAATACAAGATCAAATCATAGCAGAAGAACTCATCGAAGAAGATCTTCCTATTATTCCTCTGTACCATTTTGAATATACCTACGCAGCTAACCCCAAAATTCACAACTCCTACACCTCATTACTCGGACATATCGA
- a CDS encoding CTP synthase, with protein sequence MPFKCIFLTGGVVSSLGKGLTAASLALLLERQGLKVAMLKLDPYLNVDPGTMNPYEHGEVYVTNDGIETDLDLGHYHRFSSVNLSRHSTATSGQIYARVIKKERDGVYLGSTVQVIPHITNEIIEVILECARENHPDVLIVEIGGTVGDIESLPFLEAIRQFRYEHAEDCFSIHMTYVPYLQAAGEVKTKPTQHSVQSLRSIGIIPDAILCRSEAPLSSEVKKKISLFCNVPSTAVFNVVDVEHSIYEMPLMLSQEKISTFITEKLGLFTKKEDLSDWEMLIERLRNPLPNKIRLGLVGKYVQHKDAYKSVFESITHAALSLNCSVELFPLDSDDPHFLETLELCDGCLVPGGFGSRGWEGKILAAKLCRERGIPYFGICLGMQVLVVEYARHLLNLEQANSTEMDKDTPDPVICMLDGQASLIATGGTMRLGAYPCVLSPGSKVYTMYGKPEIMERHRHRYEVNLNYVQQLKDHGLDIVGMCPEQKLCEIVEIKDHPWMIGVQFHPEFLSKLVTPHPLFVGFIEAALLHSRNKTYV encoded by the coding sequence AAGGGATTAACTGCTGCCTCGCTTGCTCTACTACTAGAGCGACAAGGCCTTAAAGTTGCGATGTTAAAACTGGATCCTTATCTTAACGTTGATCCGGGAACCATGAATCCTTATGAACATGGTGAGGTTTACGTTACCAATGATGGAATAGAGACGGATCTAGACCTTGGTCACTATCATCGCTTTTCTTCAGTAAACCTATCTAGGCATTCTACGGCGACTTCCGGGCAAATCTATGCCCGAGTCATTAAAAAAGAACGCGATGGAGTGTATCTAGGAAGTACTGTTCAAGTCATCCCGCATATCACTAATGAAATCATCGAAGTTATCTTAGAATGTGCTAGGGAAAATCATCCTGATGTATTAATCGTAGAAATCGGTGGTACTGTTGGAGATATAGAATCCCTACCTTTTTTAGAAGCTATCCGACAATTCCGTTATGAGCATGCTGAGGACTGCTTCAGTATTCACATGACCTATGTGCCTTATTTACAAGCTGCAGGAGAGGTAAAAACAAAACCTACTCAGCACTCTGTTCAGAGTTTGCGAAGCATTGGCATTATCCCCGATGCGATTCTCTGCAGATCCGAGGCTCCCTTAAGCTCGGAAGTAAAAAAGAAAATCAGCCTATTTTGCAATGTTCCTAGCACTGCGGTGTTTAACGTTGTCGATGTAGAACATTCGATATACGAAATGCCCTTAATGTTATCTCAAGAAAAGATTTCTACGTTTATCACCGAGAAATTAGGCCTATTTACTAAAAAAGAAGATCTAAGTGATTGGGAAATGCTAATCGAGCGTTTGCGCAATCCTCTTCCTAATAAGATACGCTTAGGTTTAGTAGGTAAATACGTACAACATAAAGATGCGTATAAATCCGTTTTTGAGTCCATTACTCACGCCGCTTTAAGCTTGAATTGCTCAGTAGAGTTATTCCCTTTAGATTCTGATGATCCTCATTTCCTGGAAACCTTAGAACTATGCGATGGTTGCCTGGTCCCTGGAGGTTTTGGGTCTCGTGGTTGGGAAGGGAAAATTCTTGCAGCCAAGCTCTGTAGAGAAAGAGGGATCCCTTATTTTGGAATCTGTTTGGGGATGCAGGTTCTTGTTGTTGAATATGCCCGTCATCTCCTCAATCTAGAACAAGCAAACTCTACAGAAATGGACAAAGATACACCTGATCCCGTTATCTGTATGTTGGATGGACAAGCTTCATTAATTGCTACAGGTGGCACGATGCGTCTTGGAGCCTATCCTTGCGTATTATCACCAGGAAGTAAAGTATACACGATGTACGGGAAACCTGAAATTATGGAACGCCATCGACATCGCTATGAAGTGAATTTAAACTACGTACAACAATTAAAAGATCACGGATTAGACATTGTGGGTATGTGCCCAGAACAAAAACTTTGCGAAATCGTAGAAATCAAAGATCATCCTTGGATGATAGGAGTACAATTCCACCCAGAATTCCTTTCGAAGTTGGTAACTCCTCACCCACTCTTTGTAGGATTTATCGAGGCAGCACTTCTTCACTCTAGGAATAAAACCTATGTCTAA
- the ruvX gene encoding Holliday junction resolvase RuvX: protein MSNPQAAKVFLGVDYGEKRIGLAYASSPLCISLPIGFIATGKTLEATAKLLVGIIQERNVSTVVLGNPIPMQKGQKSALQEDILKLSSLLQEFCPVEVILWDERLSSAEAERMLKGDCGLSRKKRKGKTDSIAANLILTSFLESSPHLLS, encoded by the coding sequence ATGTCTAATCCTCAGGCAGCCAAAGTTTTCCTAGGTGTAGATTACGGAGAGAAGCGGATAGGTCTAGCCTACGCGTCATCTCCCCTGTGCATTAGTTTACCTATAGGGTTCATAGCCACAGGAAAAACGCTAGAAGCCACAGCAAAGCTTCTTGTTGGAATTATTCAAGAACGCAATGTGTCCACTGTAGTTTTAGGGAACCCTATCCCCATGCAAAAAGGACAAAAATCTGCCCTACAAGAAGATATACTCAAGCTGTCCTCTCTACTTCAAGAGTTCTGCCCTGTTGAAGTGATCCTTTGGGATGAAAGGCTATCCTCAGCAGAAGCAGAACGGATGCTAAAAGGAGACTGCGGACTCAGTAGGAAAAAGAGAAAAGGAAAAACGGATAGTATCGCTGCAAACCTGATTCTTACCAGCTTCTTGGAAAGTTCTCCTCACCTACTCTCTTAA
- a CDS encoding ABC transporter substrate-binding protein — protein MKYTWRLIAVVFTSSILGGCFSTALRSSKTLTIAIHDDPESLSPDQAKRALDLSVSKLIFEGLTRENPHKHNQVEFALASHYTVSADEKTYTFFIKHEALWSNGTPITSQDITRAWQHAKTCSPHHKAFEGIDFKACSPSSITLTLDSPNSNLLQLLAFPAFSVFNPENLNIFSGPFQLITYNPGHCLLLEKNPHYYDKDKVLISCVNLLVIPDLYTGALLQNRGKIHWLGQPWHQGLTKELKENTPYHYTCYPVEGAFWLVLNTKDPVLSHIHNRYRLAAAINREEIIDYALQGNQDPAYTLSRHSSPQHSHKKQKLITPTEKLTLTYPSNILRCQRIAEILKEQCKSVGIELFLEGLEYHVFLTKRQMCDFTIATATGVAYYPNASLIPQADRLIKNLEIIPIYHMSYDYITISPIEKIIHNASGAVDLKYARLP, from the coding sequence ATGAAATACACATGGAGGTTGATTGCTGTTGTATTCACGTCTTCAATTTTAGGAGGCTGTTTTTCAACGGCCTTAAGATCGTCAAAAACCCTTACGATTGCCATCCATGACGACCCGGAATCTTTATCCCCTGATCAAGCAAAACGCGCTTTAGATCTCTCTGTATCTAAACTCATTTTCGAAGGACTGACAAGAGAAAATCCCCATAAACATAATCAAGTAGAATTTGCCCTAGCAAGTCATTATACCGTATCAGCGGACGAAAAAACCTATACTTTCTTTATCAAACATGAGGCTTTATGGAGTAACGGCACTCCAATTACCTCTCAGGATATTACGCGAGCGTGGCAACATGCAAAAACTTGCTCTCCTCACCACAAAGCATTTGAAGGTATTGATTTTAAAGCTTGCTCACCATCTAGCATTACCCTAACACTAGATTCCCCAAATTCTAATCTACTGCAATTACTCGCTTTCCCCGCATTTTCTGTTTTCAACCCCGAAAATTTGAATATATTTAGTGGACCTTTCCAATTAATCACTTACAATCCTGGACATTGCCTTTTACTAGAAAAAAATCCTCACTACTATGATAAAGACAAGGTCCTTATCTCCTGTGTTAACTTATTAGTTATTCCGGATTTATATACCGGAGCCCTTTTACAAAATCGTGGGAAAATTCACTGGTTAGGACAGCCCTGGCATCAGGGATTGACAAAGGAACTAAAAGAAAATACTCCCTATCACTACACTTGCTACCCCGTAGAAGGAGCTTTTTGGCTTGTACTGAATACAAAAGATCCGGTTTTATCTCATATTCATAATCGCTATAGATTAGCCGCTGCAATTAACAGAGAAGAAATTATAGATTATGCTCTACAGGGCAACCAAGATCCCGCTTATACACTATCTAGACACTCCTCTCCACAGCACTCACACAAAAAGCAAAAACTCATTACCCCTACAGAAAAACTGACTCTAACCTACCCTTCAAATATTTTACGATGTCAGCGCATCGCAGAAATTCTTAAAGAACAATGTAAATCCGTAGGTATTGAGTTATTTCTTGAAGGATTGGAATACCATGTTTTCCTAACCAAAAGACAAATGTGTGATTTTACTATAGCTACGGCAACAGGAGTCGCCTATTACCCAAACGCCTCGCTAATCCCACAAGCAGATAGGTTAATTAAAAACTTAGAGATTATTCCTATCTACCATATGAGCTACGATTATATCACTATATCTCCAATAGAAAAAATTATTCATAATGCTTCTGGAGCCGTCGATCTTAAATACGCACGCTTACCTTAA